In Symphalangus syndactylus isolate Jambi chromosome 14, NHGRI_mSymSyn1-v2.1_pri, whole genome shotgun sequence, one DNA window encodes the following:
- the LOC129462398 gene encoding LOW QUALITY PROTEIN: translocon-associated protein subunit beta (The sequence of the model RefSeq protein was modified relative to this genomic sequence to represent the inferred CDS: substituted 1 base at 1 genomic stop codon): MPTMRLLSFVVLALFAVTXAEEGARLLISKSLLNRYAVEGRDLTSQYNIYNVGSSAALDVELSDDSYPPEDFGIVSGMLNVKWDRIAPASNVSHTMVLRPLKAGYFNFTSAAITYLAQEDGPVVIGSTSAPGQGGILAQWEFDRRFFPHFLDWAAFGVMTLPSVSTRLLLWYSSKRKYDTPKTKKN; the protein is encoded by the coding sequence ATGCCCACGATGAGGCTGCTGTCATTTGTGGTGTTGGCTCTATTTGCTGTCACTTAAGCAGAGGAAGGAGCCAGGCTTTTGATTTCCAAATCACTGCTGAACAGATACGCCGTGGAGGGACGAGACCTGACCTCCCAGTACAACATCTACAATGTCGGCTCAAGTGCTGCATTAGACGTGGAACTATCTGATGATTCCTACCCTCCAGAAGACTTTGGCATTGTGTCTGGAATGCTCAATGTCAAATGGGACCGGATTGCCCCTGCTAGCAACGTCTCCCACACCATGGTCCTGCGCCCTCTCAAGGCTGGTTATTTCAACTTCACCTCAGCAGCAATTACTTACCTGGCCCAGGAGGATGGGCCCGTTGTGATTGGCTCTACCAGTGCACCTGGACAGGGAGGAATCCTGGCTCAGTGGGAGTTTGACAGGCGATTCTTCCCTCATTTTCTGGACTGGGCAGCCTTTGGGGTCATGACCCTTCCCTCCGTCAGCACCCGCCTGCTATTGTGGTACTCCAGCAAGAGGAAATATGACACTCCCAAAACGAAGAAGAACTGA